One window of Entelurus aequoreus isolate RoL-2023_Sb linkage group LG06, RoL_Eaeq_v1.1, whole genome shotgun sequence genomic DNA carries:
- the LOC133651640 gene encoding uncharacterized protein LOC133651640 isoform X1: MMAAPVKLRIILGSNNAEKLTIESGMPMSVEDLANEIKRQFDIEEDIRLQYMDSDFDNEFVNLNKICDIQDKSTVKIIRLSDALDLSQGSMNQSGEEASLSSSDTLKLSSDSESSRSHWPTEFQIPKFSYDVEMQLRSANLDFVSNGVLLTPGHKLKSDILESLAQEIIKFKAYPSNLEIESVAEALIKAHPCLREQRSFCGFYGWKISLKYKMANYRTKLRNLGCPELSINSLKHKPADRCQPAYDVKKPRKVEVNFSPPFPAGETQDSLEGERLALLSEVKKRHNDKVVKEKMDKTFAEGKRSSETSP, from the coding sequence ATGATGGCTGCACCAGTAAAACTACGGATTATCCTTGGTTCCAACAATGCTGAAAAACTGACCATAGAATCAGGCATGCCAATGTCTGTTGAGGATCTTGCAAATGAGATCAAACGTCAGTTTGATATAGAGGAGGACATTAGACTCCAGTACATGGACAGTGACTTTGATAACGAATTTGTCAACCTTAACAAAATTTGCGACATTCAAGACAAGAGCACAGTGAAAATCATCCGCTTGTCAGATGCTCTAGACCTCAGCCAAGGCAGCATGAACCAGAGTGGGGAAGAAGCATCCTTGTCATCTTCTGACACATTAAAACTCTCCTCTGATTCAGAATCTTCTCGATCACATTGGCCCACAGAATTCCAAATTCCAAAGTTTTCATATGACGTGGAGATGCAACTTCGAAGTGCAAACCTGGACTTTGTATCAAATGGAGTTCTTCTGACCCCCGGTCATAAACTTAAATCAGACATCTTGGAAAGTCTGGCTCAGGAAATCATCAAGTTCAAGGCATATCCCTCAAACTTGGAAATTGAATCTGTTGCTGAAGCTTTAATCAAAGCACATCCATGTTTGAGAGAACAGAGATCCTTCTGTGGTTTCTACGGCTGGAAAATAAGCCTCAAGTATAAGATGGCAAACTACAGGACAAAACTTAGAAACTTGGGGTGCCCAGAACTGAGCATCAATTCCCTCAAGCACAAACCTGCAGATAGATGTCAGCCCGCCTATGATGTCAAAAAACCAAGGAAAGTCGAAGTCAATTTTTCCCCCCCCTTTCCTGCTGGAGAGACCCAGGACAGCCTTGAAGGGGAAAGATTGGCGTTGTTATCTGAGGTCAAGAAGAGACATAATGATAAAGTTGTCAAAGAAAAGATGGATAAGACCTTCGCAGAAGGCAAGAGGTCGTCAGAGACAAGCCCATGA
- the LOC133651640 gene encoding uncharacterized protein LOC133651640 isoform X2: MIMEFKIRWPGLFTVAEVEAEFVRITTGPLVSKFHAQLDQHTAQLIKVFKKKGGSAGTTIRRILVPITQNETVEKKRECILRALCIYLNEDPNILFKEYLDTAGTAAQRELEQLTLGIYIIKVEGGDATTPPADVGIVIEGVEVLHDLGDVTSACALLMGVIYALNLSYPKELKTFFEGLQKLFLQLDAGRLSAKVQMLKNKLYELTKH, from the exons ATGATCATGGAGTTCAAGATCAGATGGCCAGGACTCTTCACTGTCGCAGAG GTGGAAGCAGAATTTGTGAGGATCACTACTGGTCCCCTTGTCTCAAAGTTCCATGCACAGCTTGACCAACACACTGCCCAGCTCATCAAAGTGTTCAAGAAGAAAGGAGGCTCTGCAGGGACTACCATCAGAAGGATTTTGGTCCCAATCACACAG aaTGAAACTGTTGAAAAGAAGAGGGAGTGCATCCTCAGGGCGCTTTGTATCTACCTCAACGAAGACCCGAACATCCTCTTCAAAGAATACCTG GATACTGCTGGCACAGCTGCACAGAGGGAGCTTGAGCAACTTACCCTTGGCATCTACATCATCAAAGTCGAGGGAGGTGATGCCACCACTCCTCCAGCTGATGTTGGAATAGTGATCGAGGGTGTTGAAGTTCTTCATGACCTGGGAGACGTCACCTCTGCATGTGCACTCTTAATGGGTGTAATATATGCACTGAACCTCAGTTATCCTAAGGAACTGAAGACCTTCTTTGAAGGACTTCAAAAGCTCTTCCTTCAGCTGGATGCTGGCAGACTCTCAGCCAAGGTACAAATGCTCAAGAACAAACTGTATGAATTAACCAAACATTGA